DNA sequence from the Alphaproteobacteria bacterium genome:
TCTTGCCGCGCCGCTCGACGAGCGCGCCGCGACGCATTGGCTCGTGCTTCCTCCCATGGAAAACGCTCCTCCCCTGCCGCATGGAGCCGAGCCGCTTACCGGCCACATCAAGGCTCCGCAAGCGCTGGATCGGGCGCTGACGCAAATCGGCCTCGTGCAGAATGCGGAAATCGGGCGGCGGATGGTCGAACTGCTCGCGCCCGGACAAATACTGGTCAGCCGCGACGGCTGGGCCTGGCGCTGGGACGGCTTTACCGTCACGCCTACGGCCCCCACGGCGGCAGCCGTGCGATTGCAGCAGCGCAACCGCCTGACCGCGCTGCAAACCGAAATCGCCGAAGCCGAAGCCGCCTTCGGCGCGGCCCAGACGGCGGCACAGGAATCCGGACGGATTTTCACCGAACGCCAGCAGCAGGCCTCGACGGCGCGCCAGGCGCTGCAGCAAGCCTATGCCGCCCTGGACGACGCGCGGCGGCATCATGCCCGCCATGCCGAAGCGGCGGCGGCGGCCCAATCGAAACTGACGGCGCTGGATGACGCGCTGTCGCATCTGGACCAGGATGACGCGGCGCTGGCGGAACAAGCCGGGCAGGCGCAAACGGAAATCACCGCGCTGCCCGATACGGCTTCCATGCGGCGGGAGCAGGAGAATCTTCGGCTTCAGCTGGCGGAAAAGCGGCAGGCGCAGATCGAACGGCGAAGCAAGCGCGACCATGCGGCGCGCGAGCAGGAAAGCGCGGCAGCACGGCAGAAACACATCGCCGGCGAAAGCGCCGGCTGGCGAAACCGCACCGAAAGCGCGGCGGCGCAAATTCAGACTTTGGCGGAACGCATCGGCGAACTGGACTCCAGTCTCGCGTCGCTGCGGGACAGGCCGGTGGAGCTCGATGCCAAGCGCGGCGAACTGCTGACGCAAGGCGGCGAAGCCGAAGCCGCGCGCCGCGATGCCGCGGACGCCCTGATCGCGGCTGAAAATCATCTGGCCGCCATCGAACAGCAACTGAAGCGCGACGAAACCGCCCTCACCGAAGCGCGCGAAAATCGCGTGCGCGCCGAAGGAGCGGTCGAGGCCGCCGACGAGCATCTTCGGGTGCTGGCGGCAGGAATCGCCGAGAAACTTAGCTGCGCGCCCGAAGGCGCGCTGGAACTCGCCGAACTCGAGGCCGATGCCCCCTTGCCGGAGCAGAGCGGACTTGAACAGCAGCTCGCCCGCCATGTCCGGGAGCGCGACAATATGGGGCCGGTCAATCTGCGCGCCGAGATCGAAGCCGAAACGGTCGAAGCGGACATGACGAAGCTCCAGACCGAAAAAGACGATCTGGTGGCCGCGATCGCCAAACTGCGCCAGGCCATCGGCCAATTGAACAAGGAGGCCCGCGACCGGCTGATCGAAGCGTTCCAGAAAGTCGACGAGCGGTTCCAGGTCTTGTTCAAGCGCCTGTTCAACGGCGGCAGGGCGCATCTCCAGCTCATCGACGATGAAGACCCGCTCAATGCGGGATTGGAAATCTTCGCCTCGCCGCCGGGCAAGAAACTGCAAATCCTGTCGCTGCTGTCGGGCGGAGAGCGATCCCTGACCGCCCTTGCGCTGCTGTTCGCGGTGTTCCAGACGAACCCTTCGCCGATCTGCGTGCTGGACGAAGCCGAGGCCGCGCTGGACGAAAGCAATATCGACCGTTTCTGCTCGCTGGTCGCCGATATCGCCAGGGAAACCTCGACCCGCTTCCTCATCATCACGCACCAGCGCATGACGATGGCGCGCATGGATCGCCTGTTCGGCGTGACGATGAGCGAAAAAGGCGTCTCGCAGCTGGTTTCGGTCGATCTGAACCAGGCCGAAGCCATCCGCGACGGCGAGATCCCCCACGATCTGACGCTGGCGGCGGCGGAGTAATTAATCCCTGCCTTTATGAAAAGGTAATCAATTTTTAGCAGACTGCTGACGTCGCTTTCAAAAGAGGTAGTGCGGTGACTAAAAACATGTTTGCCATCCTGGCCATAACCACGTTTCTACTTATTCCGGCAGCCGCTCGGGCTGAAGTTCCGCCCGATCCCCCGCCCCCGGCCGCAGCCCCGCCTTTCACATGCCTGGAACTGCTGCGCCGATGCACCGCCTTCAACGCCACGGCTGTCGAGCGCCAATATTGCTACGGATTCATTTATGGCGGACTGGGGCAATTTGGGCCGGCCAGCCATGTCTGCGCGCCGCCCGACGTGCAAACCGAGCAACTGATCCAAGGCATCATTACCTATACCCATCAGGCGCCGACCACATTGAACGACAATGCGGAAATCTGCGTTTATGAAGGCATGAAGCTGACATACCCATGCGCGGTCCAGACTCAGGAGCCGGTGGCCACGGACGCGCTCGAAGAAAAAAAGAAAAAGCAGAGGGATCTGGAAGAAAGCATTATCCAACAGCTCAAGAAGAGAAAATAAGATGAAAAAACTTCTTATTCCCGCCGCTGTTCTGGCGACACTTTTTTCCGCTCCCGCCCCCGCTTCGGCGACGTCTTATACCTGCATGGATTTGGCCAATCGCTGCGCCTCCAAGGTCGAAACCGACAAGCAATTTTGCCTCGCCTATCTCACGGGGGCCATCAAACAGCTGCTGCCGGTCGATGGGGTGTGCCCTTTCGAAGGCGTGCCGGTCGAGCAATTGCAAAGACTGTACATCAAATGGGCAATCGAGAATCAGGGCAGGCTGAATGAACCGGCAGGCATATGCACGCTCGCCACTTTTACGTCTAATTTCCCCTGCGGACGATAAAATTCCCTCAATAACCTTCCTGCACCGACTTCACGAATTCCGACAATCCCACCTGCCGCCTGCGTTTCAGGCGTTCGCTGCTGAGGATCGCCAGGACTTTTTGCACGCTGTCGTCCAGGTCGCGATTGACGATGACGTAATCATATTCCGCCCAATGCGTCATCTCGTCCTCGGCTTTGGCCATGCGGCGGGCGATTTCCTCCGGGCTGTCCTGCGCCCTGCCATGCAGGCGGCGCTCCAGCTCGCGCCATGACGGCGGAAGAATGAAAACGCTGACGAGATCGTCCCGCGCCTTCTCCGCAAGCTGCTGCGTGCCCTGCCAGTCGATATCGAACATCACGTCTCTTCCGGCAGCCAGATTCTGCTCCACGGCCGGGCGCGGCGTGCCGTAGTAATTGCCGAACACTTTGGCATGCTCGAGCAATTCGCCGCGATTGATCATCAGGTTGAATTCGGTCGGCTCGACAAAATAATAATGCGTGCCGTTCAATTCTCCCGGCCGCCTGGGCCGGGTCGTCACGGAAATAGAGAGCGCCAGATTCCCGTCGAGTTCCAGCAAGCGGCGCGAGATCGTGGTCTTGCCCGCGCCCGAAGGCGATGACAGCACCAGCATCAGCCCCCGCCGCTTGATGTCGTTCAATGCATATCCGTCTGACATGGACGATAATTTCTGTTAGAAAAGTTGAGATTGTTATAATAGGTTTTCGATTCTCATGCAAAATCCCCGTCACATAGCCATTACCGGCGCTTCAAGCGGCCTGGGCGCCGCCCTCGCCGACGCCTATGCCGCGCCGGGCGTCACTTTATCGCTGCATGGACGCGATGCCGCCCGGCTAGGCAAAACCGCCGACGCCGCCCGCGCCAAGGGCGCGGAAATCATGACCGATCTTGGCGATATCACCGACGGAAACGCCGTCGCCTCATGGCTGCATGAATGCGACATGGCGAAACCCATCGATTTGCTGATCGCGAATGCCGGAATCTCGGCGGGCACGGGCAGCGGCGGCGAAGACGCCGCCCAAGCCGCGAGGATTTTCGCGGTCAATGTCGGCGGCGTCGTCAATACCGTGCAGGCCATGATCCCGAATATGACCGTCAGAAGGCGCGGGCAGATCGCCATCATGGCTTCGCTGGCCGGTTTTCGCGGCCTGCCAAGCGCGCCGGCCTATTCGGCCAGCAAAGCCGCCGTCCGGGTCTATGGCGAAGCTCTGCGGGGAGATTTGGCGGAGCATCATATCGGAGTCAGCGTCATCTGCCCCGGCTACATCGCCACGCCGATGACGGCGGTTAACAAGTTCCCGATGCCGTTTCTGATGACACCGGAGCGCGCCGCCGCGATCATCAAAAAGGGGCTTGCGCGCAATCGCTCGCGCATCGCCTTCCCGTTGCCCCTTTATGCGGCGGTATGGCTGCTCGCGGCGCTGCCGCCCTGCGCCACGGACGGGTTCATGGCGAAACTGCCCAAAAAGCCGTGACGGCTTGCCATGGAGGAAATCGCCGTCTATAACCCCGCCACGTAATGAATTTATGGAGCGAGAATCAATGGCGGTCGAACAAACTTTTTCCATCCTGAAGCCCGATGCCACGCGCCGGAACCTGACCGGCAAGATTAACGCCCTGCTCGAGGAAGCCGGGCTGCGCATCGTCGCGCAGAAACGCATCCAGATGAGCCGCGCCCAGGTGGAAGGGTTTTACGCGATTCACAGCGCCCGGCCTTTCTTCAAAGACCTGTGCGACTTCATGATCTCCGGCCCGGTCGTCGTGCAAGTGCTGGAAGGCGAGAATGCCGTGGCCAAGAATCGCGAAGTCATGGGCGCGACCAATCCGGCCAATGCCGCTCCCGGCACGATCCGCAAGGAATTCGCCGAAAGCATCGAAGCCAATTCGGTGCATGGCTCGGACAGCGCGGAAAACGCCAAAACCGAGATCGCGTTTTTCTTCAAGCCGGACGAGATCGTCAGGTAAGCTGGCCTTACGGACGCAACAGCAAAAACAGCCCGCCGAAGATGCAAGCGATGCCGATGGAACGCGCCGCCAAAGTGCGGTCGGCTTTTGCCTTATTGAAATGGCGCGGCAAGATATGACCCAGCATTATTCCGCCGAGCAGGCCGAATAGCGGCTGCAGCCCGCTGCATAAATTGACGTGAAAAGCCGACGGCGCGCTCGCCATCGCCACAACGAGCGAAGCCTGCGCGGCGACGCTGAACCCTTGCTCGAAGACGCAAAGGCCGATGACGCGGCCCCCGGAGGCGCGAAAAGACCGGATGGCGGATTGCCTGTTGGATGCGCCCGCCAAGCCGCCGACGCCGAACACCATTCGCGTCGTCAGCAACCAGAATAAAACCTTGTACCACGGCCATCCCTGCGCCAAAGCGTGGATTCCGACCATATATCCGGCGACCAGCATGGACCCCAGCATCGTCAGCACAAAAGGCCTGACGGGAAATGCCCGCATTTCATAATCCCAGATGCAGCCGACGGCGCCGAGCACGATAATTCCGCCCGCCAAAATATCGCCGGATGCAACCTTATCGCCGAACAGGAGATAACCGATTAAAAGCGTCATGAACGGGATGATCTGATAGACGGGAATGACGGCGCTTATATCCTTGTCTCGAATGGCCGCGCTGTAAGGGAATAGCGAGGCCACATACAGCGCTCCGACCAGCATCATCGACAGGGCGGAAGCCGGAGCGACATCGAAAACATCGGGCGCGGCTATCGCGATAGCGGCCAGCCAGAACACGCTGCACAGGGCGCTGACATACACATAAGTTTGCGACCGCGCCGGGAAATACCGGCGCAGGATATATTGATCCACATAATTGCATCCGACCCAAAACAAAGGCGCGGCCAAGGCGGGAACGAACCAGGGCAGCTCACTTATCATAAGGGCTCATTTATCATAGGGATTGTCGCCCTTTTTCATCTGCCAGCGGATCGGCACGCCGCGCAGGTCGAACGCTTCGCGCAGATGGTTGGTGAGATAGCGCAGATAGGCGTCGGGCAGATCGTCGAGCTTATTGCCCCATAGCGCGAACGTCGGCGGGCGGCTTTTGAATTGGGTCATATAGCGCAGCTTGATGCGCCGCCCGGTGACCATCGGCGGCGGATGATTTTCGGTCAGATGCTTGAGCCAGCGGTTGAGCGCGGGCGTGCCCGCGCGCCGGTTCCAAGTTTCGTAGGTCGCCGTCACGGCCTTCATCAGATCGTTGAGGCCGGTCTTGCGCGAAGCGGACATCGGCACCACCGCCACGCCCGCGAGCTGCGCCAGAACGTGATCGAGCCGATGCCGCGTTTGCTTGAGATAGGCGGCGCGGTCTTTCTCGCCGATCAAGTCCCACTTGTTGACGGCGATGACGAGCGCGCGGCCTTCCTCCGCCACATGCTCGGCGATGGTCATATCCTGCTTTTCCAGCGCCTGCGTCGCGTCGGCGACCAGCACGACGACATGAGCCAGCCTTATCGCGCGCAGCGTTTCCTGCACGCTCATTTTCTCGAGCTTCTCCTCCACCCGCGCGCGCTTGCGCATGCCGGCGGTATCGACCAGCCGCACCGCCTTGCCGTTATGCTCCCAGGCGATATGCACCGCGTCGCGCGTCAGGCCCGGTTCCGGGCCGGTCAGCATGCGCTCCTCGCCGACCAGCGCGTTGACCAGCGTGGATTTTCCGGCATTGGGCCGCCCGACGATGGCGAGATGCAGGGATTTTTCGGCATCTTCATCCTCTTCTTCTTCGTGGACGATAAACGCATCTTTCGGCGCGAGCGCCTTCAGCCGATCGTAAACCTCGCCGAGGCCGATGGCATGGGCGGCGGAAAAAGCGATCGGCTCGCCGCAATTAAGCGCATAGCTCTCGGTAAAGGCGGCGGGATGCCGCTGGTTATCACATTTATTGACGGCGAGAATGACCGGCTTGCCGGATTTATGCAGCAGTCGGGCAAGCTGCCTATCGTCAGGCAGCAATCCGGCGCGCCCGTCGAGCATGAACAGCGCGACATCCGCCTGCGCCAGCGATCGCATCGTCTGTTTCCACATCCGCGCCGAGAGCGTGTCCGGCGCGCCTTCCTCGTAACCGGCAGTGTCGATAAGATCGAACGCGATATCGTCGAGCCGCGCAGGAGCGATCCGCCAGTCCCGCGTCACGCCCGGCGTGTCGTCGATCAGCGCGAGCTTCTTCCCGGCCAGCCGGTTGAACAAGGTCGATTTACCGACATTGGGCCGCCCGATAATGGCGACGGTGAAGCTCATCGAAACGCCACCAGATCCCCGCCGTCGGTGACGACATAAAGCGTGCCGCCCGCGACCACCGGCGGAATCATGCTGGGATCGGGCAGGTCATGCTCGGCCAGATCCTTGCCGTCCACCGGAGAAAACTCATCCAGCTTTCCGTGCGAGCTGACGGCAAACAGCCTCCCGCCCGCCAAGACGGGGCCGGTCCATATGATCGGAGACGAGTTGTGATCTTCGGGATCGGTAAGGTCGGGCAAATCCCGGGTCCATATGACCTTGCCGTTATCGCGCCGCATGGCGAGAAGCTTATGATTGCCGCCGATCAGGAACACCGCATTGCCCGCGACGGCAGGCGTATTGATTCCTCCCACATCGACATCCCAGGCTCTTTCCCCGGTGCGTAACACCAGCGCCACGGTCTCGCCGTTCTGGCCGCTGACGAAGACGCCGCCGCGCTCGGCGACCGGAAAACCGTGGATCGCCGACATGGCGGGCAACGATCCCGCCGCTGCCGGCGCGGTCAGAAGATCGCTCCACGCCATGCGCCCGTTCTGGACGCGCAGCGCGAAAATCTCTCCCGAACCGTAGGCGACGATGACGCTATCGCCCAGAACGGCGGGACTGGGCGAGCCCATCAGCGTCGCCGGTTCGTTGATGCCGTTATGGCGCCATAATACGGTGCCGTTATGGGCGTCGAGCGCGACGGCCTCGTTGGCGATAGTGACGACGAAAACGCGGCCATCGCTTACGGTCGGCGCGGCGCGCAAGGGATGGTTCAGACTCCGCCGCCACGCCACCTGGCCGTCTTTGGCCGACAGCGCGACCACTTCGCCATGGCCCGTCGCCGCGAAGATCGTATCGTCCGCGTAGGCGATGCCGCCGCCGACGGCATCGGCGTCGCTGTCTTCAGGGGCGGTATCCGAACGCCATATCCGCTCGCCTTCTCGCGTATCGAACGCCGACACGCGCCCGCGGGCGTCCATGGCATAAACATGATCTCCCGCGACGATAGGCCGCGCCACGATGCGTAAAGCGCCGCCGGAGCCTTTGCCGATATCCGACCGCCAGGCCTTCTCGATCTTCGCGCCCAAAGCGGGATGTCCCGGCATATTGCCGCTGGCGCCGCCCGGCTGAAGCCAATCGCGGTTGGAGACGACTTCCGGCAGCTTGATCCAATCCCCGCTTGTCCCGGCATCGGTCTTCAACTGATGCGAAATCGCCATGACCGCTTCGCGCTTGCCCGGCGTCGAGCCTATGCCCTTCTTATCTTTTTCGTTGGAAAACACGGAATCGAACGTCTCGCAGGCGCCAAGCGCCAAGACCAGGCCGGCAAGCGCGGCAATACGATAAAGTTTTTTCATCGGCTAACCTTGGGTCGCGTAATACCGGGCAAGGTCATGCGCTTCTTCGCGCAGGCCGTCCGGAATCTCGGCTTCGGCCTCGAGCGCCTGGAAAATCTCCCGCGCTTTGGCATTGTCGCCGTTCTTGCCGTACAGCAAGCCCAGCAGGGTGCGAGCCGTAAAGCGCCACGGCTGCTGATCGGCGATCAGCGGCGTCAATTTCTGGCGCAGGGCGACGGCATCGCCGGTATCGAGTTGCGCCTCGACCCATAATAACGCCGCGTATTGCCGGATATATTCCGGCGCGCCTTCTTCCCGCGTCAGGCCATCGAGAATCGTCAAAGCTTTCGGCGCCTGTCCCGCATCGAGATAGGCGCGCGCCGCAGCTATTTTGGCCAGGACCGCATGGCCGGTGCCTGGAAATTCACCAGCATAGGCCGCGAACGCTTCCGCCTTTTCCTCGTCCTTTTGATCGATTCTGGAAATGATGGCATTCAGGCCGACCGAACGGCTGACGTCTCCCTGAAGCCGGTGTCCATTCCACGCCGAATAGGAAGCCGTGCCGATCAGCAGCGCGGCAATCGCAATAATGATAGGCTTGTTATATTTGTTCCAAAGCACGAGCATCCGCTCGCGCTCAAGCTCTTCATCGATTTCACGGAGAAGATCGGTCATAGGAATTCCTGCCCTGGTTCATGTCAGACAGGCAATTTAGGGCCGAAACGGCGCGGCGTCGAGGGGGGATTTATAATGGCCGTAGCGGCCTAAAGCCACGCCGCGCCGCGAACGCCGCTGTCGGCGCCGTAGAGAGCGGGCAGGATCGCGGTCTTGATCTCCTTGACGTAACTATAGCGCGGCAAACGGGCTTTAATCGCCTCGCATAGTCCCGGCAGCGTACATAACCCGCCGCCGATGACGATGACGTCGGGATCGATGAGATGCAGGATCGTGGAAAATCCTTTTGCCGCCAATTCGTAGAAATGATCCAGAGTGGCCCGCGCCGCCGGATCGCCCGCAACCGCCCGTTCGACGACCAATGGCGGCAAAAGCTCTTCTCCGGTGCAATGCCGGTGCAGCCGCGCCAGTCCCGGACCGGACACGAACATCTCGGTACAGCCCTTCAGGCCGCAAAAGCATTGCAGCACAGGCCCGTCCTCCGGCGCATGGAAGGGCAAAGGCACATGCCCCCAGCCGCCGCCGATGCCATGCGGGCCAAGAACGAGCTTTCGATCCACGGCCTGCACGCCGCCAGCGCCGGTGCCCATGATGACTCCGAAGACATGGCTATAAGACGCGCCCGCGCCGTCGGCGGCTTCCGACATGACGAAGCATTCCGCGTCATTGGCGATTTTCACCGGACGCCCCAGCGCGGCGGCAAGATCGGCGGCCACCGGGCGATGCGTCAGATACGCGACCTTGCAGACCCCAACCACGCCCTGCCGATGATCGACGACGCCCGGGAATCCCACGCCGACTGAGCAACGGGCGCCAGCCGCCCTATCCAATTCCTCAACAATATCCTTTATCTCATTCAGAAATAACGAGTAATCACCCGGCATTAACGCGTGCCGTTTGCCCGCGACGCTTCCGTCAGGGGCAAGCAAAATGGCGGCAATTTTTGTGCCGCCGATATCGAGACCGATGCGCATCAGATGACGGAAACAGATGTCAGAGGAGAAGATTTATAGACGCATCCTCGCGGTCTGTCATCCGCCGCCTTATCCGAACCGCCCGCTATCCGTAATGTAATACCAGATTTCCGGCCGTTCGGTCTTGATGCGGCGCAGAAGGCTTTCGACTTTGGCGTAACAGGGCTGGCGCAGGCCATGGCATTCGACCAGGCCGCCGACGGGAGCGAAATGAAAGCCTAGCCCCTCGAACATTTTCAGCAGCGCCGGTTCGGCCAGAGCCGCGACATGGGTAACGCCCCTCCCCTGAATGAATTCGAGCGCCACGCGCATGAGGCCGAGCGCCATATGCGGAATGCGCCGCTGATTGTCGCCCGCGAGCCACTCGCTCACCTCGCCGTAATAGCCGTCGTTCCAGCGGCGGCGAAAATCCCTGGCGACGATGAAGCGCGACAGCTCGACCGCCGCCCTCATATCGATGTCGTCATGAAGCTGCGGCGCGCGCGCGAAAACGGGCAGCGTCACGCCCGCGTCGGGAAAAATGACCCGCATGGTGGCGACGAGGCTGTTATCGGGACGGTAGCGCAATACGGCATGCATGGCATGGGCGTCAAATTCATCGCTTTCCATATGATCGGGATAGGCTTTCGCTTTCAGTATTTGCCGCTCGTCGCACAGCACGCGGTAGCGCAGGCGAAATGCCTCATTCAGCATCGGCCCGGGAAGCGCGGGCATGGCATCGAAATACTGGTGATAATGATCGGCCAATTCCTGCGGCGCGGAATGCCGGGGAAGAAGCGGTTTGCGGCCGCGCCGCTTGGTTTGGGCTTCTGTCGCCATGTTTATCACCTGCTAGAAAATGATTCGCTTCATCAATAATCCTTTCATCATGCCTCGCATAAATTAACGCGCGGTTTTTTGTGTCTCGCATTTGCCGCGCTATCGATTCAGTTTTCGTTTGAGTTTCGTCTCATTTTCCGCCGCGGATGCGAGCCGCCCGTTAAAAAAACGCTAATATTCCGGGTGCCGGAGCCGCGCGCGCGCCACAGGGAAAAAATTTCCGCCTTTGCCGTTCAACCAGGCATTTTTTGCCGGTTATCTTAATCACATCTTCATAAAATTCTCGCCATTCTTGGTTAATCGCGCGGCTTAACAGCGCGTTCAGACTCAAGATTTATAAAACAGGGGCGGTCTCATTAAGGAGCGGCGACGTGGATAATTTCTTTCAGACTTTAAAAAATCTCGGCCCGCTGCGCATGGCCGCTATCGGCATCGTGGGCGTCGCCCTGCTCGGCTTTTTCACCTTCATGACCTCGCGGATGACATCGGCGCAGATGTCGCTGCTCTACAGCGATCTCGACAGCCAGGACGCATCGGCCATCGGCAAAAAACTCGAAGGCATGAAAATCCCCTTCGACATTTCGCCCGACGGCAAATCGATCAAAGTGGCGAGCGACATGGTCGGACGGGCGAGAATGGCCGCCGCCGGAGAAGGGCTGCCGCGCGGCGGCTCCATCGGCTACGAAATTTTCGACCAGAAGGAAGGCTTCGGCACCACCAGCTTCGTTCAGAACATCAATCATCTGCGCGCGCTCGAAGGCGAGCTGGCGCGCACGATCTCGACGCTCAATTCCGTCACCTCGGCGCGGGTTCACCTGGTGCTGCCGCAGCGCGAACTGTTCAGCCGCACCGAGACTAACGCGACCGCCAGTGTTTTCCTGCGTTTGCGCTCCGGCGGCCTGTCGCAGGCCCAGATCGCCGCGATCCAGAATCTCATCGCCGCCGCCGTGCCGCAATTGCATACCGACCAGATTTCGATCGTGGACGACAAGGGCAATTTGCTCGCCAAGCCGAAAACCGGCGAGGACGCGGGGCTGATGGGCGCCGCCAACCAAGACGAAATGCGTCTCAATTATGAACAGACTCAGGCGCGCAAGATTGAAGACTTGCTGAGCCAGAGCATGGGATTCGGCAAGGTCCGCGCCAAAGTCTCGGCGGAAATGGACTTCGACCGCATCACGACGCAATCGGAAATCTACGATCCCGACAGCCAGGTCGTAAGATCGCAGCAAACCACGTCCGAGGAAGCCAAGAACGCAGAAGGCGCGGGCGGAAGCAACGCCGTGACGGTGCAGAATAATCTCCCCGCCGGAATCGAGCAGAGCGGCGCGCCCGGCGCGAGCAATAACTCGAACAACCGCACCGAGGAAACGCTCAATTACGAAATCAACAAAACCGTGCGCAACCAGGTACGCGAAGCCGGGCAAGTGCGGCGGCTGTCCGTGGCCGTCGTGGTGGACGGCAAATACGAAACCGACAAGGACGGCAAGCAGACCTATGTGCCGCGCACCACGGAAGAAATGGACCAGGTCAAGGCGCTAGTGCGTTCGGCGGTCACGTTCGAAGCCTCGCGCGGCGATACGATCGAGGTGGTCAACATGAAATTCCAGCAGGCCGAAGCGCCGCCGGAACAGCCTTTGATCGACATGATGTTCGGCGTGCCGAAGGAAGATTTATTCCATCTGGTCGAAATCCTGGTCATGGCGGGCATCGGCGTCCTTGTGCTGCTCCTGGTGGTCAGGCCCCTGCTCAACCGCGTTCTGGAAGCCGCCAACACCATGGGCGCCAGCGCCAATGCGGAAGGCGGCAATGCCGCTCTGACCGGCGGCGGCATGGCGCAACTCGCCGGCCCGGGAGGCAGCTTGAGCCCCATGGACGAGGGCGGCGACAGCGCGCTCGAGCAAATGATCGACATCGGCCGCGTCGAAGGCCGCGTCAAGGCGTCGTCGCTGCGCAAGATCGGCGAGATTATCGAGAAACATCCGGAAGAATCCGTATCGATCCTGCGCAATTGGATCTACCAGGAAACCCGTTAAACTGAGGCAAGAGAAATATGGCTGTTCGCGTTCGTGACGACATTCGCGGCCTGAGCGGGGCGGAAAAAGCCGCCATCGTCATCCTGTCGCTGGGCGAGGAGCAGGCTGCGCGGATTTTCTCGCATATGAACGATGACGAGATCAAGGAACTGTCCCAGGTGATGGCCAATCTCGGCAATGTCAGTTCCAACCTCGTCGAGCGGCTGTTCGTGGAATTCGCCGAGCAAATGTCCTCGACCGGGTCGCTGTCGGGCA
Encoded proteins:
- a CDS encoding PQQ-binding-like beta-propeller repeat protein — protein: MKKLYRIAALAGLVLALGACETFDSVFSNEKDKKGIGSTPGKREAVMAISHQLKTDAGTSGDWIKLPEVVSNRDWLQPGGASGNMPGHPALGAKIEKAWRSDIGKGSGGALRIVARPIVAGDHVYAMDARGRVSAFDTREGERIWRSDTAPEDSDADAVGGGIAYADDTIFAATGHGEVVALSAKDGQVAWRRSLNHPLRAAPTVSDGRVFVVTIANEAVALDAHNGTVLWRHNGINEPATLMGSPSPAVLGDSVIVAYGSGEIFALRVQNGRMAWSDLLTAPAAAGSLPAMSAIHGFPVAERGGVFVSGQNGETVALVLRTGERAWDVDVGGINTPAVAGNAVFLIGGNHKLLAMRRDNGKVIWTRDLPDLTDPEDHNSSPIIWTGPVLAGGRLFAVSSHGKLDEFSPVDGKDLAEHDLPDPSMIPPVVAGGTLYVVTDGGDLVAFR
- a CDS encoding tetratricopeptide repeat protein, with translation MTDLLREIDEELERERMLVLWNKYNKPIIIAIAALLIGTASYSAWNGHRLQGDVSRSVGLNAIISRIDQKDEEKAEAFAAYAGEFPGTGHAVLAKIAAARAYLDAGQAPKALTILDGLTREEGAPEYIRQYAALLWVEAQLDTGDAVALRQKLTPLIADQQPWRFTARTLLGLLYGKNGDNAKAREIFQALEAEAEIPDGLREEAHDLARYYATQG
- a CDS encoding ROK family protein; its protein translation is MRIGLDIGGTKIAAILLAPDGSVAGKRHALMPGDYSLFLNEIKDIVEELDRAAGARCSVGVGFPGVVDHRQGVVGVCKVAYLTHRPVAADLAAALGRPVKIANDAECFVMSEAADGAGASYSHVFGVIMGTGAGGVQAVDRKLVLGPHGIGGGWGHVPLPFHAPEDGPVLQCFCGLKGCTEMFVSGPGLARLHRHCTGEELLPPLVVERAVAGDPAARATLDHFYELAAKGFSTILHLIDPDVIVIGGGLCTLPGLCEAIKARLPRYSYVKEIKTAILPALYGADSGVRGAAWL
- a CDS encoding PEP-CTERM/exosortase system-associated acyltransferase, with amino-acid sequence MATEAQTKRRGRKPLLPRHSAPQELADHYHQYFDAMPALPGPMLNEAFRLRYRVLCDERQILKAKAYPDHMESDEFDAHAMHAVLRYRPDNSLVATMRVIFPDAGVTLPVFARAPQLHDDIDMRAAVELSRFIVARDFRRRWNDGYYGEVSEWLAGDNQRRIPHMALGLMRVALEFIQGRGVTHVAALAEPALLKMFEGLGFHFAPVGGLVECHGLRQPCYAKVESLLRRIKTERPEIWYYITDSGRFG
- the fliF gene encoding flagellar basal-body MS-ring/collar protein FliF; amino-acid sequence: MDNFFQTLKNLGPLRMAAIGIVGVALLGFFTFMTSRMTSAQMSLLYSDLDSQDASAIGKKLEGMKIPFDISPDGKSIKVASDMVGRARMAAAGEGLPRGGSIGYEIFDQKEGFGTTSFVQNINHLRALEGELARTISTLNSVTSARVHLVLPQRELFSRTETNATASVFLRLRSGGLSQAQIAAIQNLIAAAVPQLHTDQISIVDDKGNLLAKPKTGEDAGLMGAANQDEMRLNYEQTQARKIEDLLSQSMGFGKVRAKVSAEMDFDRITTQSEIYDPDSQVVRSQQTTSEEAKNAEGAGGSNAVTVQNNLPAGIEQSGAPGASNNSNNRTEETLNYEINKTVRNQVREAGQVRRLSVAVVVDGKYETDKDGKQTYVPRTTEEMDQVKALVRSAVTFEASRGDTIEVVNMKFQQAEAPPEQPLIDMMFGVPKEDLFHLVEILVMAGIGVLVLLLVVRPLLNRVLEAANTMGASANAEGGNAALTGGGMAQLAGPGGSLSPMDEGGDSALEQMIDIGRVEGRVKASSLRKIGEIIEKHPEESVSILRNWIYQETR